One window of the Thermotoga sp. genome contains the following:
- a CDS encoding MoxR family ATPase has protein sequence MKVEEAKLLAKKIMTAGEIPLLVGHFGVGKTDIARDIARETNRKLIILVLSQMEPGDLIGLPARSEEKTVFLRPDWWPEDGNTIVFLDEINRAHRSVRNAIMQLLVDRRIHNHVLPEGTWIMAAMNPPEEEYDQADLITDPAFISRFFILEVNPDVSEWLEWARKNGVSEKVRSFIKNYPEFLFPERSLSLKTSLKPSPRSWYKLSNVLRVLTEEEIEKYGYVLAAGIVGPEAAKAFYDSFFQKTRVPSVECVLLRGEMKNLEDVHAANTLVLRVVDFLNKVDRITLEKNLNVISENLSKLAERIPKESFYGILRFIVDESQKEGEKSDLFDKILEKMVEKEELRRMVSEI, from the coding sequence GTGAAGGTAGAAGAGGCAAAACTTCTGGCTAAAAAGATCATGACAGCAGGAGAGATTCCCCTTCTAGTTGGCCACTTCGGGGTTGGGAAGACGGATATCGCCAGGGACATCGCGAGAGAAACAAATAGGAAATTGATCATACTGGTTCTCTCTCAGATGGAGCCAGGGGATTTGATAGGACTTCCCGCACGGTCCGAGGAGAAAACTGTTTTTCTGAGACCCGACTGGTGGCCAGAGGACGGGAACACCATAGTCTTTCTGGACGAGATAAACAGGGCACATCGGTCGGTTCGAAACGCCATCATGCAGCTTCTTGTGGACCGGAGAATTCACAACCACGTTCTCCCCGAAGGGACCTGGATCATGGCAGCTATGAATCCTCCAGAAGAAGAATACGACCAGGCCGATCTCATAACAGATCCCGCTTTCATATCTAGGTTCTTCATACTCGAAGTCAACCCGGACGTTTCGGAGTGGCTGGAATGGGCAAGAAAAAACGGTGTCTCAGAAAAGGTGAGAAGCTTTATAAAAAATTACCCGGAGTTTCTTTTCCCAGAAAGAAGTCTCTCTTTGAAGACATCCCTGAAACCCTCTCCACGGAGTTGGTACAAACTTTCGAACGTTCTGAGGGTTCTAACGGAGGAGGAAATAGAAAAGTATGGATATGTGCTGGCTGCGGGTATCGTCGGGCCAGAGGCAGCAAAAGCCTTTTACGACTCTTTTTTCCAGAAAACCCGGGTACCTTCCGTGGAGTGCGTGTTGCTGAGAGGTGAGATGAAAAATCTGGAAGACGTTCACGCGGCGAACACACTTGTCTTGAGAGTTGTGGACTTTTTGAACAAAGTAGACAGAATTACGCTCGAGAAAAATTTAAACGTGATTTCGGAGAATCTTTCGAAACTCGCCGAGAGGATTCCAAAGGAGTCCTTCTATGGAATTCTGAGGTTCATAGTTGATGAATCCCAGAAGGAGGGAGAAAAATCTGATCTCTTCGATAAAATCCTGGAGAAAATGGTGGAAAAGGAGGAACTTCGAAGAATGGTGAGTGAGATATGA
- a CDS encoding VWA-like domain-containing protein yields MKSEELIRKAVLNLGKKSPFYYYVLLGMKIVPSKSIRNLKVSFSTTGDVTLLYNPKILERKHVRMIEALLLHEVMHVIFQHFRIKPKDERDRKIWDLAMDAAINQYIPELAAFGVPLNVLVEEGHSVDNDTLFVLPPEWMMFENAETYHRWILEEMERLGRYDIEAVSEFREGVDDHSGLFEEDVPVEMILELTKDRAKKAFNLFGDSLPSGVKREVQLSLENPELDWKTLIRRFFGVSIKADRYTTPLRPNRRYDHLPGWRNEYLPRVAVVVDTSGSIVEKELNQFVSELERIANILGEEIWLVQVDRGVTSVVKYRSGGWRDLEIVGGGSTDLQPAVDYSERVLRMEGTIVFTDGHADVPLARRRILFVLSRFHNEDFQREARKMYGKDSVVVLS; encoded by the coding sequence ATGAAATCTGAAGAGCTGATCAGAAAAGCTGTTTTGAATCTGGGTAAAAAGTCTCCATTTTATTACTACGTGCTCCTCGGAATGAAGATTGTCCCCTCAAAATCTATCAGGAATTTGAAAGTCTCTTTTTCCACAACGGGGGATGTGACACTACTTTACAATCCCAAAATCCTAGAAAGAAAACATGTGAGAATGATCGAAGCCCTCCTGTTACACGAGGTTATGCATGTGATTTTTCAGCACTTTCGAATAAAACCGAAAGATGAAAGGGACAGGAAGATCTGGGATCTTGCCATGGATGCGGCCATCAACCAGTACATACCTGAGCTTGCCGCTTTTGGTGTTCCGCTCAACGTCCTGGTCGAAGAAGGGCACTCTGTGGACAACGATACGCTGTTCGTCCTGCCACCCGAGTGGATGATGTTCGAAAACGCAGAGACCTACCACAGATGGATTCTTGAAGAGATGGAAAGACTTGGAAGATACGATATAGAAGCGGTCTCAGAGTTTCGAGAAGGTGTAGACGATCATTCGGGGTTGTTCGAAGAAGACGTTCCAGTTGAGATGATTTTGGAACTTACAAAAGACAGGGCTAAAAAAGCTTTCAATTTGTTCGGGGATTCGCTCCCTTCTGGAGTTAAGAGAGAAGTGCAGCTCTCACTGGAAAACCCTGAACTTGACTGGAAGACTCTCATTAGACGTTTCTTCGGTGTTTCCATAAAAGCAGATCGATACACCACTCCTTTGAGACCGAACAGGAGGTATGATCACCTTCCAGGATGGCGGAACGAATATCTCCCCAGAGTGGCGGTGGTGGTGGATACCAGCGGAAGTATTGTGGAAAAGGAGTTGAACCAGTTCGTATCGGAACTGGAAAGAATAGCCAATATTTTGGGAGAGGAAATCTGGCTCGTTCAGGTTGACAGGGGTGTGACCTCCGTTGTCAAGTACAGGTCCGGAGGATGGCGGGACTTGGAAATAGTGGGAGGCGGGAGTACCGACCTCCAACCCGCTGTTGACTACTCGGAAAGAGTGTTGAGGATGGAGGGCACGATCGTCTTCACCGACGGCCACGCGGACGTTCCTCTCGCAAGAAGAAGAATTCTTTTCGTGCTCTCCAGATTCCACAACGAGGATTTTCAGAGAGAGGCTCGAAAGATGTACGGTAAGGACTCGGTGGTGGTGTTGTCGTGA
- a CDS encoding DUF4895 domain-containing protein yields MKEDLASLLKDFTLANPLKEYEEKLDNVHLHVFVLRIKKHRFPALFLMINASDRKLLNLSVEDPFDREPCIYRISMGIPDTLLSFYRRLFGEVDSVSSGIFRMPLRVKVLRSAGDKTWLRKIFLQERVKGEEFFLFQERISNGHLQKLFDLLNSRLKLILKNEGIDVFLDLPEWVERDHVSLLHEIGVLLRKKENIQPAQNPEERTFLSLRISYDRFFEEDFDLKSFVESFLDRLKKIYEATISMI; encoded by the coding sequence GTGAAGGAAGATCTGGCGTCCCTTTTGAAGGATTTCACTCTCGCAAATCCGTTGAAAGAATACGAAGAGAAACTCGACAATGTTCATCTTCATGTGTTCGTGCTGAGAATAAAAAAACATCGCTTTCCAGCACTCTTTCTCATGATAAACGCATCCGACAGAAAACTTTTGAATCTCTCCGTTGAGGATCCGTTCGACAGAGAACCCTGTATATACAGAATTTCCATGGGTATCCCAGACACCCTTCTCTCATTCTACAGGAGACTCTTCGGGGAGGTAGACTCAGTTTCTTCGGGGATTTTTCGTATGCCGTTGAGGGTGAAAGTTCTGCGATCGGCTGGTGACAAAACTTGGCTTCGAAAGATATTCCTTCAGGAACGAGTGAAAGGCGAGGAGTTTTTCCTGTTTCAAGAGAGAATATCGAACGGGCACCTGCAGAAACTTTTCGATCTTCTGAACTCAAGGCTGAAGTTGATTCTGAAAAACGAAGGAATAGACGTGTTTCTCGATTTACCAGAGTGGGTTGAAAGAGATCATGTGTCCTTGCTTCACGAGATAGGGGTTCTTCTCAGAAAGAAAGAGAACATCCAACCAGCTCAGAACCCCGAAGAACGGACGTTTCTCAGCTTGAGGATCAGTTACGATAGATTCTTCGAAGAAGACTTCGACTTGAAGTCTTTCGTGGAAAGCTTCTTGGACAGGTTGAAGAAGATATACGAGGCAACTATTTCGATGATATAA
- a CDS encoding ferredoxin — MKVKVDTDACIGCGVCENLCPDVFQLGDDGKAKVLQPETDLPCAKDAADSCPTGAISIEE, encoded by the coding sequence ATGAAGGTAAAAGTCGACACAGATGCCTGCATCGGCTGTGGTGTTTGCGAGAACCTCTGTCCAGACGTCTTTCAGCTCGGTGACGACGGGAAAGCCAAGGTTCTCCAGCCTGAAACTGACCTTCCCTGTGCGAAAGACGCTGCTGATAGCTGTCCTACCGGTGCTATCAGCATTGAGGAGTGA